Within the Pengzhenrongella sicca genome, the region CCGGGGGCCCCGGCGGGCGCGGGCGCCACCGCCACGGGTGTCATTGCGCCGGCGTTCTCGGTGGATGTGGCGTTCGGGCTGTTGCTTGGGCGGGTGTTTGCGGAGGCGGGGGCGGCGTTGGCGCAGGCCGCGGCGGCGGGGTCCTGCATCGCGGGGCCGATCGATCAGGTCGCGTTGTCCGCCGCGTTGATGGACCAGGCGCCCGGCTCGCCGCTGGTCGAGCTGCTCGAGGGTCTGTGCCCGTCGGATGTGCATGATGCGGTGTTGATCGAGGCGATCGCCGCCTGGGAACGCGTCACCTCACTCGCTGCGGCGCGGCAGGGCGAGATGATCGCCGAGCTCGCCCGCCGCCGGGATGCGCAGCGTCTGGGTGAGTTCGTGGGTGATGAGGTCGCGTCGGTGCTGGTGATGTCCCGGTCGGTGGCGGAGGCGAAGGTCAGCCTCGGGACGTCGCTGGCGGCGTGGCCCGCGGTGCGCGAGGCGCTGGCCTCCGGGGTGATTGATCACCGCAAGGCCACCGCCCTGGTCGACGGGGTCGGGCACCTCGACGACGACGCGGCCGCGGCCGTCCTGGACGCGGTGCTGCCGGTCGCTCCGGGTTTGACGGTGCCGGCGTTGAAGGCGCGCCTGCGCAAGGTCGAGCTGACCGTGAACCCGGCCGCCGTCGCTGAGCGGCGTGCCCGCGACGCCGCGGACAGGAATGTGCGGGTCAGCCCGGCGCCGGGGGTGATGGCGTGGTTGACCGCGTACCTACCCGCCAAGGACGCGATGACGATCTACACCGCGATCGACGCCATCGCCGCCTCCGCCGACCCCGCCGACCCACGCGGTGTGGCGGCGCGGCGCGCGGACGCCCTGACCGACCTCTGCACCGACATCCTCGACACCGGCATCGCACCCACCACCGCACTACCCGGCACAGCGGGACAGGAGCCCGGGCAGGCGGGTCAGGCTGGCGGGGTCTTGAAGACCGAGCAGCGGCGTCGACCGCACCTGCAGGTGACCGCCGCCGCGACCACGCTGTTGGGGTTGGATGAGGTGCCCGGGGAGCTGGCCGGGTACGGGCCGATCCCCGCAGACCTGGTCCGGGCGATCGCGGCGGACGCGACGTGGCGGCGGATCTTCACCGACCCCGCCACCGGGTGCGTGACCGGGATCGGGCCGCGCGGGTACCGCCCCGGCGCCGACCTGACCGGCACAATCCTGGCCCGAGACAAGACCTGCACGTTCGTGGGGTGCCGGATGCCCGCGTGGCGATGCGACCTGGACCACCGCGACCCCTACGACCACGACCACCCCGACCTCGGCGGGCAAACCTGCGAAGAGAACCTGCACTCGCTGTGCCGCCACCATCACCGGGCCAAGACCTACGGCGGCTGGCACCCCGACCTCGACGCTCGCACCGGCGACACGTGGTGGACCTCACCGACCAAACACCGCTACAAGCGACCAGCCGACGTCAACCCCGAACCGCCGCCACCCGACCGGCCCTGGCTCCACGAACCCCAGCCCGACGACCCACCCTTCTGAACCGCGAGCCCGTCGAGCCGCGAGGCCTTCTGAGCCGCGAGCCCTCCGAGCCGCGAGCGCCTGAGATGCGAGCCCTTCTCGCCGGCGAGCCCTTCGCGCGGCGACCCGCCTTGCGCGACCGGTCGCGTTCGCGCTCACGCGCGGTCAGAACTGGCGGCGGCGCTCCAGGACGAGGGCGGCGGCCGACAGGACGATGGCGCCGATCTCCGACCACGCGGACAGTTGCTGCGGCACGCCGTTCCAGGTCTCGTGCACGCCGAAGAAACCCCGGGCCGTCGTCGAGACGATGAACGCGCCCAGCGTCGCCGCGCCGAACGCCATCGCACCCAACAGCGGCAGGGGGTGCTGCCAGCCGACCACTAGCATCCCGAGAATGATGCCGCCGACGCCGTTGAGCAGGAACGCCGGCCCGACCACGTCGACCGCGCGCATCCCGTCGGCCCACAGGAACAGGTGCGCGACGGCCGACAGCAGCACGCACGTCGCGATCAGGGGGCGCAGGATCACGGCCGAGACCCGGCTGCGCGCCGCGGTGCGGCCGGGCGCGGTCGACGACTGGGTGGACGCGGACATGGGAGCCTCCGGGTGAGCGGGTTCGGCGAGCCGGTCACCCTGCACCACGCGCCGGCCCGGCGTTCGGTTCACGACGCGACTCAGCCCGCACGATGAACCGCCGGGGCCGCCCGGACGTGAAGGGGGAAATGGCAGCGACCCGGGTCGACGAGACCGTGCTGCGCGCGCTCTACACCGAGCACGGCGCCGCGCTGCTCGGGTACGCCACCCGGCTGTGCGAAGGCGACCGCGGCCGCGCGGAGGACGTCGTCCAGGAGACCCTGCTGCGCGCCTGGCAGCACCCCGACGCGCTCGCCCCGGAGCGTGGCTCCGTACGGGCCTGGCTCTTCACCGTCGCGCGCAACCTCGCGGTCGACGCCCACCGGGCGCGGTCGGCCCGGCCGGCGGAGATCGGCCCGGCGCCGCTCGAGCACCTCGCGGTCGACGACGACGTCGAGCGGGCCCTCGACGCCTGGCTCGTCGGGGAGGCGCTCGCGACACTCACCGACGCCCACCGCGCCGTCGTGGTCGAGACGTTCTTCCGCGGCTGCTCGGTCGCGGAGGCCGCCGCCAGGCTCGGCGTCCCGCCGGGCACGATCAAGTCGCGCGCCTACTACGCGCTGCGCGCGCTGCGGGTCGCGCTCGCCGAACGAGGGGTGGAGTCGTGACGGCCCCCGAAGCGCCGGACCCGGTTGCGACGGCGCACCTCGAGGCCCGGCTCGCGCTCGGGGCCCTGGTGCTCGGCGCGCTCGCGCCCGTCGATCGTGCCGCGGTCGAGGCGCACGTCGCGAGCTGCGCCGAGTGCACGCGCGAGCTCGCGGGATTCGCCGTGCTGCCGGGGCTGCTCGGGCGGCTGTCCCTGGACGAGGCGCTGGCGCTCGATCAGCTGCCGACGCCCCTCGCGGGGTCGGACGTGCCCCCCGACGAGCTGCTCGAGCGGATCCTGACCCGCGCGCACGACCACCGGACCCGCCGCGCGCACCACCGGCGGACGATCGCGAGCTGGTCCGCAGCCGCCGTCGCCGTCGCCGCGGGGGTCGCCTGGCTGCTGGTCACCGGGCCGCTCGCGGGCGCGGACCGCGAGCCCAGCGCCGTCGTCGTCGCCACGGACGACGTCGTCGTCCAGGCGCGCGACGACGCCTCGGACGTCTGGGGCGAGGTCACGCTGAGCCCCACGGCGAACGGGACGCGGGTCGCGCTCGACCTGACGGGCGTCTCGCCGGGCGAGGACTGCGAGCTCGTGGCGTGGACCGCGGACGGCCGCCGGGAGGTCGCTTCGACCTGGCGCGCGACGTACGACGGCAAGGCCACGGTGACCGGCAGCACGAGCCTGCCGCTCGCGGAACTCGCCGGCCTGACGGTCAAGACGCCCGACGGGCGCCGGCTGCTGAACCTGCCGGTCCCGGAGTAGGCGATTCAGGCCTCGAGCGCAGCGGTGCTCGAGCGATTCAGGCTTCGAGCACCTCGCCGTTCTCGACGCGCACCGCGAAGGCCG harbors:
- a CDS encoding HNH endonuclease signature motif containing protein, with the protein product MFEPSDDEVPGAPAGAGATATGVIAPAFSVDVAFGLLLGRVFAEAGAALAQAAAAGSCIAGPIDQVALSAALMDQAPGSPLVELLEGLCPSDVHDAVLIEAIAAWERVTSLAAARQGEMIAELARRRDAQRLGEFVGDEVASVLVMSRSVAEAKVSLGTSLAAWPAVREALASGVIDHRKATALVDGVGHLDDDAAAAVLDAVLPVAPGLTVPALKARLRKVELTVNPAAVAERRARDAADRNVRVSPAPGVMAWLTAYLPAKDAMTIYTAIDAIAASADPADPRGVAARRADALTDLCTDILDTGIAPTTALPGTAGQEPGQAGQAGGVLKTEQRRRPHLQVTAAATTLLGLDEVPGELAGYGPIPADLVRAIAADATWRRIFTDPATGCVTGIGPRGYRPGADLTGTILARDKTCTFVGCRMPAWRCDLDHRDPYDHDHPDLGGQTCEENLHSLCRHHHRAKTYGGWHPDLDARTGDTWWTSPTKHRYKRPADVNPEPPPPDRPWLHEPQPDDPPF
- a CDS encoding sigma-70 family RNA polymerase sigma factor, with the translated sequence MAATRVDETVLRALYTEHGAALLGYATRLCEGDRGRAEDVVQETLLRAWQHPDALAPERGSVRAWLFTVARNLAVDAHRARSARPAEIGPAPLEHLAVDDDVERALDAWLVGEALATLTDAHRAVVVETFFRGCSVAEAAARLGVPPGTIKSRAYYALRALRVALAERGVES
- a CDS encoding anti-sigma factor; the encoded protein is MTAPEAPDPVATAHLEARLALGALVLGALAPVDRAAVEAHVASCAECTRELAGFAVLPGLLGRLSLDEALALDQLPTPLAGSDVPPDELLERILTRAHDHRTRRAHHRRTIASWSAAAVAVAAGVAWLLVTGPLAGADREPSAVVVATDDVVVQARDDASDVWGEVTLSPTANGTRVALDLTGVSPGEDCELVAWTADGRREVASTWRATYDGKATVTGSTSLPLAELAGLTVKTPDGRRLLNLPVPE